In Drosophila simulans strain w501 chromosome 3R, Prin_Dsim_3.1, whole genome shotgun sequence, a single window of DNA contains:
- the LOC6727473 gene encoding protein unc-79 homolog isoform X3 produces the protein MTGSFKVQLINMGTRAAAFQAKLRALHEYHVRLLHNVLPAPSGVDIANNIKYFSQTLLTVLKDVRTSPHELIRDPLEDPTRMSAYPNLEYGNLYNALTMLIDVAPCIQYGQIVFGKALLQCLSCILPFLDKDLIDNLPYLVSSTISVLPPALHQCIINALCYYILPFTITRRSSDEQECQACQSVSSVIMMVLQYSNNPAHHCQLLECLMTLKHNVVKDILCVVAYGTAVSRTSAAKLLFYYWPAFNANLFDRKVLLSKLTNDLVPFTCQREHCPNSGNAEAAKVCYDHSISIAYAPDCPPPLYLCIECANEIHREHGSLEFGDILHPMQQVSMVCENKNCRSNEKSAFSICFSTECASFNGNHPIRYCSQCHSNRHNSRRGGDHVVHRSLQPAWQMDPEMQMHMVESVVSLLREAKPLNFEPGKESSSSESKKNGSGITADNISLEERQRLGRYGIWLLVGRCTPTADTPVEVLGRILSMLFHWFHVTAYSYDAAGQVESTIEKLKVDHVCNWLKDICRIHYNVFISCLLPHPPEYARVGGHWETLASRTSHLKEGLQRLICLVPYEVITSEIWDYVMPHWMEAITNDVAEKELNELKIVLSKILDPEMSPLGFDAKTMYNFVAIRFEKTTAKVQQQALHWLQILTKLEILIPLVQLFAMFGDGVRIMKYGIQHELMREKDAQSQSLAKTPKTPCKESKETKADMANPPRRSSISPVVEDDSGNTSAISDDEAPTNRHTEFSTDAEHNLTCCILMLDILLKQMELQDVEQHMGIHTSVCENVSRLIKCMVTAARVGLSSHVCALKVAECAYCEASIMWHQLATKLVQFMAPLNPVRPPDVPIEDIIEEEKSSRKSPPESDKEKTRDRDVSLSMAPLPIPLGPLGGFADIFKLDQFFSDDGKIIIMAGPVPVAVPQPEPHSVGGVLVHMPHVCSIMTATVETVSEQLDLASILPTDRAIARSITLSDADVGSANVSVTKASVMGENGANGGAACGGGENGSGSEEDEEEEDSDDFWHTSVGKFKFTLDTLPQPLQYIHQLLTEIPTIKKPEILYYVLQCLNTMALHGDALAKAAREQRGFFIWCQENLLIKNLWELCNAEHSHICQVGVPLLLHCITLPLGSDVFWRVVQEAFHDTDWRVRFTAVERVTVITRFMDSTPLRSEVGLQTALATAFCHLIASMDDINVYVAQRATLYIGTIHDTAIRSLLFCLESQFDLFIVDRPVVLQSVYQLHNSLSDRKMLGWEFFLNRFDTLFVEAQINLEKCGDISYLRDLRNSDNGSEALSAKIQKAREALSQSDTSGGMAKTLSASFGTKWPYKRTMSAPASMAPRQDSKFVPEKEKIYSRQVSAPILKRKTSRFGLGQFLGSSSGGASGSSQSVNPAATAASSSRPKPPPCPVHQPAHTAFPYHTHHHHPHAHHPYPHPHPHHHPHHHAGSSAHVATTATTSAGLVSTHSQSHQYLVHCVPPSHHSPMPTLQEAETLLRSQAAADAAAASGSFGGSLGHPGQEAAAVGTGTAGGSAGNPNPHHSFHSHFQKHPSAPNLLPPPPAPSPSPSTLAFPMHCTCDAAPHPHPQVSGAAATGSAANPDGHIHSLGGLNDDNLIGLLSRITELEESDRETIHLLVFMLMQFMSRTDQAYPSEEKPMTKTQNIVLKHLFLLLGHNQIDKTFHTTPESLRVSAVFNAFLANLPQVLDQNHLIGGLILPSVMQIILYAPNPTSTSGESYQNIVFNYSLWHLEQYPRRNWLFTLLVVLYKYSYTQPPLSGYVIAGIRLIMNSLRGHFHQCRRIPTTTILDIQGVGGAARSRDVSQPSLGTDPDDKEASPPASPMFPSEGTSAASKSKGNVAFTPKLQHAFRKYNDSSLDADETESELVAIPESDLSDSTLHGSSAPGSFDDTIHFEDVMPRNRRALEYTEEKSTKSHKSMITTKVGDTYTTKIKATTTSETLVTTHTRHSLQEGVRMIVTPLVGAETTETAIVSPPVDVHRAVTVRNKSLENAAASTSKMFAAIATNHLKALGALQDMPAAVERKAGSSSGSGSRSGNGSGNGSGGSVPAAIQASSSAAASKPIGRHKTIVECSAGNSSSSADDSRQKKSQTKSLRRTDKNYGSPDSPLSKMSVMPNPRDEIDESMQSLPPPKSIAALEIPTPERLLPIGTQDTVATLVERVRDGLNLPDISHLKQDSLDVSESTKDDVTPSSRTNSPRRLIKQVALESPPNPNAQLPSQPSADLHTSILKNVQQDLKQNAPEGNGLTTSNSIKRPRQKLAPFNVDSNAIPDIRSRFAGSWPPPPFQPVDPEPDDDDEIGAEASNGHGTHSTPHAPRGSSRRVGDYTIVERCSDCGAHIEEYTDEEIGIFIVILGTFIHREPAMAAPFLPEILTMTSRICLSSTHAWQGENGPPLASSAQAVACQFFRCVLHQLAPNGIFLQVFQTQMKMKIRHHHFRSIAKALQDFQDLNSTSPIYMVCESLTSKKALPIDQLPVIFRNMAEYLNLQCVPTEAGVGLAVWSQAMQAMESLLRQVIVIMPSLTNAEYMLDIMAATLRLNCVPKTLLDPYSKIMAYCVQHTNLEYQTLYELCTLNIRSFSKDRDKNLLCRQMIFEFVQALKFKSNIPDHNLLTIIGFVLLDAGGTLPPGAAPGLPDAAPMMTTNSADCLRQYINDVIDFLADFHTLSKIKNFKNGQTSSGLGEDTLGGVLKGAVAQYLALEMSRGNSRDNKAVSRYLPWLNNAPSSLQQGPKEFTECVGHMRLLSWLLLGSLTHMALMQRRQETHSIPTPMPQQNSQGTGPAASVHYQHQGVTYSQPVPQEASCHIADHIQVIFAGFAEQSKTSVLHMSSLFHAFTLCQLWTVYLEQMAHNTNSNAEGSTLGVLFEFWAKVTPCILQLVSHAKPTVNKDQPQTPLDFQTQSANSKLSEMVNLHFLSLLEALKDTNSTVLGKLLPMWSPVLSSQTQLSDTLHVRLQNVRDYAPDYEEQQTYKSEALLKWLQRLQFKMGQIELQASTATQFYSI, from the exons GCACCTCGGCTGCCAAGCTGCTCTTCTACTACTGGCCAGCCTTCAACGCCAATCTGTTCGATCGCAAAGTCCTACTCTCCAAACTAACCA ATGACCTAGTGCCCTTCACCTGCCAGCGGGAGCACTGTCCCAACTCCGGGAACGCGGAGGCAGCAAAGGTGTGCTACGACCACAGCATCAGCATCGCATACGCCCCCGACTGTCCGCCGCCCCTTTACCTGTGCATCGAGTGCGCCAACGAGATTCATCGTGAGCACGGAAGCCTGGAGTTCGGCGACATCCTGCATCCCATGCAGCAGGTGTCGATGGTGTGCGAAAACAAGAACTGTCGCTCCAACGAGAAGTCGGCCTTCTCCATCTGCTTCTCCACGGAGTGTGCCAGCTTCAATGGTAACCACCCGATCCGCTACTGCAGCCAGTGCCACAGCAATAGGCACAATTCCCGGCGAGGTGGCGATCACGTGGTCCATCGCAGTCTGCAGCCCGCCTGGCAGATGGATCCAGAGATGCAGATGCACATGGTGGAGTCGGTGGTGAGCCTTCTGCGAGAGGCGAAGCCACTAAACTTTGAGCCCGGCAAGGAGTCCTCGTCGTCCGAGTCCAAGAAGAATGGCTCCGGCATCACAGCCGACAATATTTCTCTGGAGGAACGTCAGAGACTGGGACGTTATGGTATCTGGCTACTGGTGGGTCGCTGTACACCCACTGCAGATACTCCCGTGGAAGTTCTGGGCAGGATTCTGAGCATGCTCTTCCACTGGTTTCATGTAACCGCTTACTCATACGATG CTGCCGGACAAGTGGAAAGTACCATTGAGAAGCTCAAAGTGGATCACGTTTGCAACTGGCTGAAGGACATCTGCCGCATCCACTACAACGTCTTCATCTCCTGCCTGCTGCCACATCCCCCGGAGTATGCCCGTGTTGGAGGCCACTGGGAGACCTTGGCGTCGCGAACAAGCCACTTAAAGGAGGGTCTGCAGCGGCTTATATGCCTGGTGCCGTACGAGGTTATCACCTCCGAGATTTGGGACTATGTGATGCCGCACTGGATGGAGGCCATCACCAACGACGTGGCCGAGAAGGAACTGAACGAGCTGAAGATTGTGCTCAGCAAGATCCTCGATCCGGAGATGTCGCCTCTGGGCTTTGATGCCAAAACCATGTACAATTTCGTGGCCATTCGTTTTGAGAAGACAACGGCAAaggtgcagcagcaggcacTCCACTGGCTGCAAATCCTCACCAAGCTAGAGATCCTTATCCCACTAGTCCAGTTGTTCGCCATGTTCGGCGATGGTGTTCGCATAATGAAATACGGCATCCAGCACGAGCTGATGCGCGAGAAGGATGCCCAATCACAGTCCTTGGCCAAGACTCCCAAGACCCCGTGTAAAGAGAGCAAGGAGACCAAGGCGGATATGGCCAATCCGCCCAGGCGTAGCTCTATTT CTCCTGTTGTCGAGGATGACTCTGGTAATACTTCTGCCATTTCGGATGACGAGGCGCCCACGAATCGTCACACGGAATTCTCCACGGATGCTGAGCACAACCTCACCTGTTGCATCCTCATGCTGGACATCCTGCTAAAGCAAATGGAACTACAGGATGTGGAGCAGCACATGGGCATCCATACGAGTGTCTGCGAGAACGTCTCCAGGCTGATCAAGTGCATGGTCACTGCAGCTCGAGTGGGTCTCAGTAGTCATGTCTGCGCCTTAAAG GTGGCAGAGTGTGCTTACTGCGAGGCTTCCATCATGTGGCATCAGCTAGCTACCAAGTTGGTCCAGTTCATGGCCCCATTGAATCCAGTCCGGCCACCAGAT GTTCCCATCGAGGACATCATTGAGGAGGAGAAGTCCTCGCGCAAATCTCCACCCGAATCCGACAAGGAAAAGACTCGTGATCGAGATGTTTCCCTCTCGATGGCTCCACTACCCATTCCCTTGGGTCCTTTAGGAGGATTTGCAG ATATCTTTAAGCTAGATCAATTCTTTTCAGACGAtggaaaaattattataatggCAG GTCCTGTGCCGGTGGCCGTGCCCCAACCAGAACCGCACTCCGTTGGCGGAGTGCTCGTCCACATGCCCCACGTCTGTTCC ATCATGACGGCCACGGTAGAAACAGTTTCAGAGCAACTCGACCTAGCCTCCATCCTGCCCACAGACCGGGCCATAGCCCGCTCTATAACCCTTTCCGACGCGGACGTGGGCAGCGCCAATGTCAGCGTGACCAAGGCCTCGGTCATGGGTGAGAACGGTGCCAATGGCGGAGCGGCCTGTGGCGGCGGTGAGAACGGAAGCGGATccgaggaggacgaggaggaggaggacagCGACGACTTCTGGCACACCTCCGTGGGCAAGTTCAAGTTCACCCTGGACACGCTGCCCCAGCCACTGCAGTACATCCATCAACTGCTCACG GAAATACCTACCATCAAGAAGCCGGAGATCCTGTACTACGTTCTTCAGTGCCTGAACACGATGGCTTTGCATGGCGATGCTTTGGCCAAGGCAGCGAGGGAGCAGAGAGGCTTCTTCATATGGTGCCAGGAGAACCTTCTGATCAAGAA CCTTTGGGAGCTCTGCAACGCGGAGCACTCTCACATATGCCAGGTGGGcgtgccgctgctgctgcactgcatcaCGCTGCCACTCGGATCGGACGTGTTCTGGCGCGTGGTGCAGGAGGCTTTCCACGACACGGACTGGCGTGTCCGCTTCACGGCAGTGGAGCGAGTTACCGTGATTACCCGCTTCATGGACTCCACTCCCCTGCGCTCCGAGGTGGGTCTTCAGACGGCCCTGGCCACCGCCTTTTGCCACCTGATCGCCAGCATGGACGACATCAATGTGTACGTGGCGCAGCGGGCGACTCTCTACATTGGGACAATCCATGACACGGCAATTCGGTCGCTGCTCTTCTGCCTTGAGTCCCAGTTCGATCTCTTCATCGTGGATCGACCAGTGGTGCTGCAGTCGGTCTACCAGTTGCACAACTCCCTATCCGACCGCAAAATGCTCGGCTGGGAGTTCTTCCTGAATCGATTTGACACGCTCTTCGTGGAGGCGCAGATCAATCTGGAGAAGTGCGGCGACATCTCGTACCTGCGGGATCTGCGGAACTCGGACAACGGCAGCGAGGCGCTCTCGGCCAAGATTCAGAAGGCGCGGGAGGCACTCAGCCAGTCGGACACCAGTGGAGGCATGGCCAAGACGCTAAGCGCATCTTTCGGCACCAAGTGGCCCTATAAGCGAACCATGTCCGCTCCGGCTAGCATGGCTCCAAGACAGGACAGCAAGTTCG TTCCCGAAAAGGAGAAGATCTACAGCCGCCAGGTCTCAGCGCCTATACTGAAGCGGAAGACCTCGCGCTTCGGACTGGGTCAGTTCCTGGGCAGTAGTAGTGGGGGGGCTTCTGGCAGCAGCCAGTCCGTGAACCCGGCCGCAACGGCAGCGAGCTCCTCGCGACCCAAGCCGCCGCCTTGTCCCGTCCACCAGCCAGCGCACACGGCCTTTCCCTATcacacccaccaccaccatccaCATGCCCACCATCCGTACCCTCACCCCCATCCACACCATCATCCGCATCATCATGCCGGTAGTAGTGCACACGtagccaccaccgccaccacttCGGCCGGTCTAGTCTCGACGCACAGCCAGAGCCACCAGTACCTGGTGCACTGTGTGCCCCCCAGTCACCACAGTCCGATGCCCACGCTGCAGGAGGCGGAAACCCTGCTCCGGTCCCAGGCGGCCGCCGATGCCGCCGCAGCGAGTGGATCATTCGGTGGATCCCTTGGTCATCCGGGCCAGGAAGCAGCGGCGGTAGGAACGGGCACAGCCGGAGGCAGTGCGGGAAACCCGAATCCCCATCACTCCTTTCACTCCCACTTCCAAAAGCATCCGTCGGCACCCAACCTGCTGCCCCCGCCGCCGGCCCCCAGTCCCAGCCCCTCGACTCTGGCCTTCCCCATGCACTGCACCTGTGATGCCGCaccacatccgcatcctcaGGTCTCGGGTGCGGCGGCCACCGGCAGCGCGGCGAACCCAG ATGGTCATATCCACTCATTGGGCGGTCTTAACGATGACAACCTCATTGGGCTACTTTCGAGAATCACGGAACTGGAGGAGTCAGATCGGGAAACCATTCACCTGCTGGTCTTCATGCTGATGCAGTTTATGTCCCGCACGGATCAGGCATATCCATCCGAGGAGAAACCGATGACCAAGACCCAGAATATTGTCCTCAAGCACCTGTTCCTACTTCTCGGTCATAACCAAATCGACAAGACCTTCCATACCACTCCGGAATCTCTAAG GGTTTCGGCGGTCTTCAATGCATTCCTGGCCAATCTTCCGCAGGTTTTGGACCAGAATCATCTGATTGGGGGTCTCATCTTGCCCTCCGTCATGCAAATCATTCTCTATGCGCCAAATCCGACGAGCACCTCGGGTGAATCCTACCAGAACATAGTCTTCAACTATTCCCTGTGGCACCTGGAGCAGTATCCGCGACGCAACTGGCTATTCACCTTGCTGGTGGTGCTCTACAAATATTCGTACACTCAGCCTCCTCTCAGTGGATATGTCATCGCTGGGATCCGCTTGATCATGAACAGCTTGCGTGGTCACTTTCACCAGTGCCGGCGCATTCCGACCACCACCATTCTGGACATCCAGGGCGTAGGCGGCGCTGCTCGATCCCGTGATGTCAGCCAGCCGTCACTTGGCACGGATCCGGACGACAAGGAGGCCAGTCCGCCGGCCAGTCCCATGTTTCCCTCGGAGGGAACTAGTGCCGCCTCCAAAAGCAAGGGCAATGTGGCCTTCACACCGAAATTGCAGCATGCGTTCCGGAAGTACAACGACTCCAGCCTAGATGCAGATGAAACGGAATCGGAACTGGTGGCCATTCCAGAAAGCGATCTTTCGGATAGCACTTTACACGGCAGCAGTGCACCg GGATCCTTTGATGATACCATACACTTCGAGGACGTCATGCCACGAAATCGTCGAGCTCTGGAATACACCGAAGAG AAATCCACAAAGTCCCACAAGTCAATGATCACCACCAAGGTTGGCGATACGTACACAACCAAAATCAAGGCCACCACTACCAGTGAGACTTTGGTGACCACCCACACCAGGCACAGTTTGCAGGAGGGTGTTCGCATGATCGTCACGCCATTGGTGGGCGCGGAAACCACAGAGACGGCGATTGTTAGTCCACCAGTGGATGTTCATCGTGCTGTGACCGTGCGTAACAAGTCCCTGGAGAATGCAGCCGCCTCCACATCGAAGATGTTCGCGGCCATAGCCACGAATCACCTGAAGGCACTGGGCGCATTGCAGGACATGCCTGCGGCAGTGGAAAGAAAAGCCGGATCCAGCAGCGGTAGTGGTAGTCGATCGGGcaacggaagcggaaatggCAGTGGAGGAAGTGTTCCAGCTGCTATCCAGGCATCATCTTCGGCAGCTGCCAGCAAGCCCATTGGACGACATAAGACGATTGTGGAGTGCAGTGCCGGAAACTCGAGCTCCTCGGCGGATGATTCGCGACAAAAGAAATCGCAAACCAAATCCCTGAGACGCACTGATAAGAACTACGGCTCGCCGGACTCACCGCTGTCCAAGATGAGCGTGATGCCGAATCCAAGGGATGAAATTGATGAGAGCATGCAGAGCTTGCCGCCACCCAAGAGCATTGCTGCCCTGGAGATTCCCACTCCGGAGCGTCTGCTGCCCATCGGAACCCAGGACACGGTGGCCACCCTAGTGGAGCGGGTGAGAGATGGCCTCAACCTGCCGGACATCAGTCATCTCAAGCAGGATAGCCTTGATGTGTCGGAGAGCACCAAGGATGATGTTACCCCGAGCAGTAGGACGAACTCTCCCCGACGGCTTATTAAGCAAGTGGCTCTGGAATCTCCGCCGAATCCAAATGCTCAGCTTCCGTCGCAACCCTCTGCAGATTTGCACACCTCTATTCTCAAGAATGTGCAGCAGGATCTGAAACAGAATGCCCCTGAAGGCAATGGACTCACCACCAGCAATAGTATTAAGCGTCCTCGACAAAAACTGGCTCCCTTCAATGTGGACAGCAATGCTATTCCGGATATTCGATCTCGATTTGCTGGCTCCTGGCCACCGCCTCCATTTCAGCCCGTGGATCCCGAAcccgatgatgacgatgagaTCGGTGCAGAGGCCTCCAATGGGCACGGAACCCACTCAACGCCTCATGCTCCTCGTGGG AGCTCTCGTCGAGTTGGAGACTACACCATCGTGGAGCGCTGCTCGGACTGCGGTGCCCACATTGAGGAGTACACAGATGAGGAGATTGGCATCTTCATAGTAATCCTGGGAACCTTTATTCATCGAGAACCTGCCATGGCAGCACCATTCCTGCCTGAGATTCTCACCATGACATCACG GATCTGCTTAAGTAGCACCCATGCCTGGCAAGGCGAGAATGGTCCTCCTTTGGCCAGCAGTGCCCAGGCGGTGGCCTGTCAGTTCTTCCGCTGCGTGCTTCACCAGTTGGCACCCAATGGAATCTTCTTGCAGGTGTTCCAAACTCAAATGAAAA TGAAAATCCGTCACCACCACTTCCGCAGCATTGCCAAAGCGCTGCAGGATTTCCAGGACTTGAACTCCACCAGTCCCATCTACATGGTCTGCGAGTCACTGACCTCCAAGAAGGCATTACCCATTGACCAGCTACCGGTGATTTTCCGCAACATGGCCGAGTACTTGAATCTCCAGTGCGTTCCCACGGAAGCGGGTGTGGGCCTAGCCGTTTGGTCACAAGCCATGCAGGCCATGGAGTCGCTGCTTCGCCAAGTAATCGTCATCATGCCCAGTCTCACCAATGCGGAGTACATGCTGGACATCATGGCGGCCACCTTGAGGCTCAACTGTGTGCCAAAGACGCTGCTGGATCCGTACTCCAAGATCATGGCCTATTGCGTCCAGCATACCAATCTGGAATACCAAACGCTATACGAGCTGTGCACTCTGAACATTAGATCATTTAGCAAGGATCGGGATAAGAACTTACTGTGTCGTCAAATGATCTTCGAGTTCGTCCAGGCTCTGAAGTTTAAGTCGAATATTCCGGATCACAATCTACTGACCATTATTGGTTTTGTCCTCCTTGATGCTGGCGGAACTCTGCCTCCAGGTGCTGCTCCTGGCTTGCCTGACGCGGCACCCATGATGACCACCAATTCTGCGGATTGTTTGAGGCAGTACATCAACGATGTCATCGATTTCCTGGCCGATTTCCACACGCTGAGCAAGATTAAG aACTTTAAGAACGGCCAGACGAGCAGTGGACTGGGTGAAGACACTTTGGGCGGAGTCCTCAAGGGAGCGGTGGCCCAATACTTGGCTCTGGAAATGTCGCGTGGTAACTCAAGGGACAACAAAGCAGTTTCTCGCTATCTTCCCTGGCTAAACAATGCTCCATCGTCTCTTCAGCAAGG ACCCAAGGAGTTCACAGAGTGCGTGGGTCACATGCGCCTGCTGTCCTGGTTGCTACTGGGCTCCCTCACTCACATGGCTCTGATGCAGCGGCGCCAGGAGACGCATAGCATACCTACGCCCATGCCGCAGCAGAATAGTCAGGGCACCGGTCCTGCAGCCAGCGTACATTATCAGCATCAAGGAGTGACCTATTCGCAACCGGTGCCGCAGGAAGCTTCCTGCCACATCGCCGATCACATTCAGGTGATCTTTGCCGGATTTGCGGAACAGTCCAAGACTTCCGTGCTGCACATGTCCTCGCTATTCCATGCCTTCACGCTCTGTCAACTATGGACGGTATATTTGGAGCAGATGGCCCACAATACCAACAGCAATGCGGAGGGCAGCACGTTGGGCGTTCTTTTTGAGTTCTGGGCAAAGGTGACGCCCTGCATCTTGCAATTGGTGTCCCACGCCAAGCCGACAGTCAATAAGGATCAGCCGCAGACCCCCCTGGACTTCCAAACACAGAGTGCTAACTCCAAGCTGTCCGAGATGGTCAACCTGCACTTCCTTAGTCTGTTGGAGGCGTTGAAGGACACCAATTCCACAGTGCTGGGCAAACTGCTGCCCATGTGGAGCCCCGTTCTCTCCTCGCAGACGCAACTCTCGGACACTTTGCACGTCCGGTTGCAGAACGTCAGGGACTATGCACCGGACTACGAGGAGCAGCAAACGTACAAGTCGGAGGCTCTGCTTAAATGGCTGCAGCGTTTGCAGTTCAAGATGGGCCAGATCGAGTTGCAAGCCTCCACAGCCACGCAGTTCTATTCAATCTAA